One region of Neisseria mucosa genomic DNA includes:
- a CDS encoding dicarboxylate transporter/tellurite-resistance protein TehA — MSTKKFPVPLSYFSMPLGLFALGLSWRYGAHIGLLPNWAAETLLAAAFVLWLLLVIAYIIKIRFFRPEFLQDLQDLVQCCFISAIPITTMLAGLAALPYQTLLAKGLILLGTAGQLAFAMYRAGGLWRGVHTLDATTPIVYLPTVATNFVSATAMAVLGWSDYAWLFLGAGLFSWLSLEAAILSRLRTGTPVNAPVRGIVGIQLAPAFVGCGAYFAASGGHIDTFSLLLIGYGCLQFLLLLRLLPWMLEQGFSPSFWGFSFGLAAMTGCGFHLIAEQRLLFLGYFLAATGSGLVMLLLLATLNLARQGRLWVK; from the coding sequence ATGAGTACCAAAAAATTTCCCGTCCCCCTCAGCTATTTCAGCATGCCGTTGGGGCTTTTCGCGCTTGGTTTGTCTTGGCGTTACGGCGCGCATATCGGGCTTTTGCCGAATTGGGCTGCGGAAACGCTGTTAGCCGCCGCCTTCGTGCTTTGGCTGCTGCTGGTCATTGCCTACATCATCAAAATCCGTTTTTTCCGCCCCGAATTTTTACAAGATTTGCAGGATTTGGTGCAATGCTGTTTCATCAGCGCGATTCCGATTACCACGATGCTGGCAGGTTTGGCGGCACTGCCCTACCAAACGCTACTGGCAAAAGGATTGATTTTGCTGGGAACGGCGGGACAGTTGGCATTTGCCATGTACCGCGCAGGCGGCTTGTGGCGCGGCGTCCATACCCTCGATGCCACCACGCCGATTGTTTACCTGCCCACCGTTGCCACCAATTTTGTCAGCGCGACCGCAATGGCGGTATTGGGTTGGTCCGATTACGCCTGGCTGTTTTTGGGCGCGGGACTGTTTTCATGGCTTAGCTTGGAAGCTGCCATATTGAGCCGTTTGCGCACCGGCACACCCGTCAACGCCCCTGTGCGCGGTATTGTCGGCATTCAGCTTGCGCCCGCTTTTGTCGGCTGCGGCGCCTATTTTGCTGCATCAGGCGGACACATCGATACCTTCTCGCTGCTTCTAATCGGCTACGGCTGCCTGCAATTCCTGTTGCTGCTGCGCCTTCTGCCTTGGATGCTGGAGCAAGGATTCAGCCCCAGCTTTTGGGGTTTCTCGTTCGGTTTGGCGGCAATGACGGGCTGCGGTTTCCATTTGATTGCCGAACAGCGTTTACTGTTTTTAGGCTATTTCCTCGCCGCCACAGGTTCCGGCTTGGTGATGTTACTGTTGCTGGCGACTTTGAATTTAGCGAGACAGGGACGGTTGTGGGTGAAATGA
- a CDS encoding IS5/IS1182 family transposase (programmed frameshift) has protein sequence MNRKTYPSDISREQFAPLLPLLESARKRTAPRQVDLYDVFCAILYLQRTGCSWRALPGDFPKWRTVHSYFQRWTEPRESGISILEEALKKNQVVAERCKQGRHEATTFLIIDAQSVKNTDTAMEKGYDAGKKVSGIKRHIAVDTQGLPHALAVTTADVTDRKGCLVALERGRDNLGAIQKILADGGYTGKAFASSVQELIGAEVEIAKRNELHRFAVLPKRWVVERSFSWLEKNRRLWKNCERKLSTSLQMVALAFLGVLLRRL, from the exons ATGAACAGAAAAACCTACCCAAGCGATATCAGTCGCGAGCAATTTGCGCCTCTCCTTCCCCTGCTGGAAAGTGCCCGTAAACGCACAGCGCCACGCCAGGTGGACTTGTACGATGTCTTTTGTGCCATTCTCTACCTGCAACGCACTGGCTGCTCCTGGCGCGCTTTGCCGGGCGACTTCCCCAAATGGCGCACCGTGCATTCCTACTTCCAGAGATGGACCGAACCACGCGAGAGTGGCATCAGCATCCTTGAGGAAGCATTAAA AAAAAATCAGGTAGTTGCGGAGCGCTGCAAGCAGGGGCGCCATGAAGCAACTACTTTCCTGATTATTGATGCGCAGAGTGTGAAGAACACGGATACCGCCATGGAAAAAGGCTACGATGCGGGCAAGAAGGTTAGCGGTATCAAGCGACATATAGCGGTTGACACGCAAGGTTTGCCGCATGCCCTTGCGGTAACGACGGCGGATGTTACGGATAGAAAAGGCTGCCTGGTGGCATTGGAACGTGGGCGGGATAATCTTGGTGCGATACAAAAAATCCTTGCTGACGGTGGTTACACGGGTAAGGCATTTGCTTCGTCAGTACAGGAGTTGATTGGTGCAGAAGTAGAGATTGCCAAACGAAACGAATTGCACCGTTTTGCAGTATTGCCGAAGCGATGGGTAGTAGAGCGCAGCTTTTCCTGGTTGGAAAAGAACAGGCGGCTTTGGAAAAACTGCGAGCGTAAGTTGAGTACCAGTCTGCAAATGGTAGCTTTGGCTTTCTTGGGAGTCCTGCTACGAAGACTATGA
- a CDS encoding SAM-dependent methyltransferase: protein MPSAKLIQKLKPALQNPLPPEQDDILLCLDSDNVTGDNAKYMNMYNRLARWYDFGERWIARFRYGNSINEMRRSLMGELEWRQDCTALYVSIGTGTDLNHLPADINLSALDLTGADLSLGMLARCRNVWRKKAAGLDLVHCNAEDLPFADNMFDVVFHVGGINFFSDKQKAINEMLRVAKPGTKIMIADETTDFIQQQYKKSLFTRNYFQDTDFDLTQIENYIPETVQEKKTRLLWDNRFYCITFRKPV from the coding sequence ATGCCTTCCGCCAAGCTCATCCAAAAACTCAAACCCGCCCTGCAAAACCCGCTTCCGCCCGAACAAGACGACATCCTGTTGTGCCTCGACTCCGACAACGTCACGGGCGACAACGCCAAATACATGAACATGTACAACCGCCTCGCCCGTTGGTACGATTTCGGCGAACGCTGGATAGCCCGCTTCAGATACGGCAACAGCATCAACGAAATGCGGCGCAGCCTGATGGGCGAACTGGAATGGCGGCAGGACTGCACCGCGCTCTATGTCTCCATCGGCACTGGTACCGATTTAAACCACCTGCCCGCCGACATCAACCTCTCCGCGCTGGATTTGACCGGTGCCGACCTGTCGCTCGGCATGTTGGCACGCTGCCGCAACGTATGGCGGAAAAAAGCGGCAGGCTTGGACTTGGTACACTGCAACGCCGAAGACTTACCCTTTGCCGACAATATGTTCGACGTCGTATTCCATGTGGGCGGCATTAATTTTTTCAGCGACAAGCAAAAAGCCATCAACGAAATGCTGCGCGTTGCCAAGCCCGGCACCAAAATCATGATCGCAGACGAAACCACCGACTTCATCCAACAACAATACAAAAAAAGCCTATTCACGCGTAACTACTTCCAAGACACCGATTTCGACCTGACACAAATCGAAAACTACATTCCCGAAACCGTACAGGAAAAGAAAACGCGACTGCTGTGGGACAACCGCTTTTACTGCATTACCTTCCGCAAACCTGTTTGA
- a CDS encoding CsbD family protein — translation MSGKLDQISGNVKEKAGELLNDSKLQAEGVIQQGIGKVKEVAADIEEKASDVLKKGKEEAGHLVDEAKEKAENLIDDIKSKF, via the coding sequence ATGAGCGGCAAATTAGACCAAATCAGCGGTAATGTAAAAGAAAAAGCCGGAGAACTGTTAAACGACTCCAAACTCCAAGCAGAAGGAGTAATCCAACAAGGCATCGGCAAAGTCAAAGAAGTTGCCGCCGACATTGAGGAAAAAGCAAGCGACGTATTGAAAAAAGGCAAAGAAGAAGCAGGACATCTGGTTGACGAGGCAAAAGAAAAAGCCGAAAACCTGATTGACGACATCAAAAGCAAGTTCTAA
- a CDS encoding glycine/betaine ABC transporter permease: MPDFLPVPPAELWQATLEHLRLSLIALLCAVALAVPLAVWLADKRRWAEGVLQVTNILQTIPSLALLGLLIPFVGIGSPPVLIALTLYALLPIFQNTYLGLSQIDPAIKEAHTAFGLSRWQALWRIELPMALPAMISGIRTASVLIIGTATLAALIGAGGLGNLILLGIDRNNMAMTFTGALLSALLAVLVSGGIGILQKSKHKMPITASLLAILIAIGLAPIFQTNPSAQKITIAGKLGSEPDILINMYKQLIEENNPRAQVALKPNFGKTSFLFNALNSGEIDIYPEFTGTVLESLVKVPAEQQNRRLSPEQTYQTAKDLLARQHRLTFLPPMAYQNTYALAVSQDYAAAHNLHKISDLKRVQNQIRAGFTLEFTDRADGYKGLQQHGIQFSHLSTLEPALRYTALLNGKIDLVEAYSTDSDLKQYRLAVLSDDIALFPSYQGAPLMKTEFAEQHPDIVNALNKLAGKISEAEMTEMNYRVKVGGEKPADVARDYLQKNGLINDKGK; this comes from the coding sequence ATGCCCGATTTCCTTCCTGTCCCGCCTGCCGAACTGTGGCAGGCGACGCTTGAACACCTCCGCCTCTCCCTGATTGCCCTGCTTTGCGCCGTTGCGCTTGCCGTGCCGCTGGCCGTATGGCTGGCAGACAAACGGCGTTGGGCGGAAGGTGTTTTACAAGTAACCAATATCCTGCAAACTATCCCGTCCCTCGCGCTGCTCGGCTTGCTGATTCCCTTTGTCGGCATCGGTTCGCCGCCGGTTTTGATCGCGCTGACGCTCTATGCCCTGTTGCCGATTTTTCAAAACACCTATCTCGGTTTGAGCCAAATCGATCCCGCCATCAAAGAAGCGCACACCGCGTTCGGCTTGTCCCGATGGCAGGCGTTGTGGCGCATCGAATTACCGATGGCGCTGCCCGCCATGATTTCCGGCATCCGTACCGCGTCCGTATTGATTATCGGCACGGCAACACTCGCCGCGCTCATCGGCGCAGGCGGCTTGGGCAACCTGATTTTGCTCGGCATCGACCGCAACAACATGGCGATGACGTTTACCGGCGCGCTGCTGTCCGCCCTGCTCGCCGTACTGGTCAGCGGCGGCATCGGCATACTGCAAAAGTCCAAACACAAAATGCCGATTACCGCCTCCCTGCTTGCCATCCTTATCGCCATCGGTTTGGCACCGATTTTTCAAACGAACCCATCCGCACAAAAAATCACCATCGCAGGCAAGCTCGGCAGCGAACCCGACATCCTCATCAATATGTACAAACAGTTGATTGAAGAAAATAATCCGCGCGCGCAGGTGGCGCTCAAACCCAACTTCGGCAAAACTTCATTTCTGTTCAACGCCTTAAACAGCGGCGAAATTGATATTTATCCCGAATTTACCGGTACCGTCCTCGAAAGTCTGGTCAAAGTCCCTGCCGAACAGCAAAACCGCCGCCTTTCGCCCGAACAGACCTACCAAACCGCCAAAGATCTGCTTGCCCGACAACACCGGCTGACCTTTCTGCCGCCGATGGCATACCAAAACACCTACGCCCTCGCCGTCAGCCAAGACTACGCCGCCGCGCACAATCTGCACAAAATCTCCGACCTCAAACGCGTGCAAAACCAAATCCGCGCCGGCTTTACCCTCGAATTTACCGACCGCGCCGACGGCTACAAAGGTCTGCAACAACACGGCATACAGTTTAGCCACCTCTCGACGCTCGAACCCGCCCTGCGCTACACCGCCCTCCTAAACGGCAAAATCGACCTCGTCGAGGCCTATTCCACCGACAGCGACCTCAAACAATACCGCCTCGCCGTCCTTTCAGACGACATCGCCCTTTTCCCTTCCTACCAAGGCGCGCCGCTGATGAAGACCGAGTTTGCCGAACAGCATCCCGACATCGTGAACGCATTGAACAAACTGGCAGGCAAAATCAGCGAAGCCGAAATGACTGAAATGAACTACCGCGTGAAAGTGGGCGGAGAAAAACCGGCGGACGTAGCGCGGGATTATTTACAAAAAAACGGTTTAATAAACGATAAGGGCAAATGA
- a CDS encoding copper chaperone: METLTLNIGGMTCGGCVKSVTRILENTEGVAKAKVSLENKNAVIEFDPAKTNPAALIEAVEDGGFDAVL; this comes from the coding sequence ATGGAAACCCTTACCCTCAATATCGGCGGCATGACTTGCGGCGGCTGCGTGAAAAGCGTTACCCGTATTTTGGAAAACACGGAAGGCGTTGCCAAAGCCAAAGTCAGTTTGGAGAACAAAAATGCGGTCATTGAATTCGACCCTGCGAAAACCAATCCTGCCGCATTGATTGAGGCGGTGGAAGATGGGGGCTTTGACGCTGTCTTATAA
- a CDS encoding CRISPR-associated helicase/endonuclease Cas3, with protein sequence MNFDYIAHVRKSDGQPQSLQTHLIETAEIAKLLAAKLDLDQAGELLGLMHDFGKYSQDFQEYIKSVTGINPDADDYVLPNGKKIDHSTAGAQWVYRELRKFGAAQGIGELFGQMLGLCIASHHGEGLIDCLDDEGNAVWKKRFEKDDELTHLAECEQNADEAVQQKARELVGENLIRSLLKAVKPILSDPASNDKIKEFYLGCLTRFLFSCLIDADRINSSDFEREAQKEVRRLTEKPDWQSAIDKLEAKLAGFENRPVEEIKPIDEIRRKISDDCLKRAADSQGIYTLTVPTGGGKTLASLRYALHHAQKHHLDRIIYIIPYTSIIDQNAQAVREILGEDWVLEHHSNLEPEKQSWQDKLLSENWDKPIVFTTMVQFLDAWFGGGTRGARHIHPMTNAVLIFDEIQTLLVKCVHLFCNVLNWLTTFGKSTAVLCTATQPLLGESGLQNFPEGKRESIAARGLLKQPAHAEIMGTDEQREELYQKLSRVEIRFNEKAGGWNVKEAGTFLLKQFQTTPSCLFIVNTKKWAQELYQYCKGQNVPPETLFHLSTNQCAAHRKAIFDTIKGRLKNKEPVICISTQLIEAGVDISMACVIRALGGLDSIAQAAGRCNRHGEKEGKGQVWVLNLQEQDFTRILPDIQAGKNHAERVFRDFAGQDILQPEAIKRYFEYYFYQRSDEMSYSVKSSATGSLLDWLSDNKNNPGGNININNRRTGKIQLLMQSFKSAGRAFQAIDAPTRALIVPYGEGTELIAKLCGEWNPQEMHRTLQKAQRYSVNVFPNVWDKLQKENALHETIEGSGIYYLDERYYNNEFGLSLDETSEMTFYDL encoded by the coding sequence GTGAATTTTGACTATATTGCCCACGTCCGCAAATCGGACGGGCAGCCTCAATCTTTGCAAACGCATCTAATAGAAACCGCCGAGATCGCCAAATTATTGGCAGCCAAGCTGGATTTGGATCAGGCGGGCGAGTTACTCGGACTCATGCACGATTTCGGTAAATACTCCCAAGATTTCCAAGAATATATCAAAAGCGTAACCGGCATTAATCCCGACGCAGATGATTATGTTTTGCCCAATGGAAAAAAAATTGACCATTCCACCGCCGGCGCGCAATGGGTTTACCGCGAATTGAGAAAATTCGGTGCGGCGCAGGGAATCGGCGAATTGTTCGGGCAAATGCTGGGTTTGTGCATTGCTTCACATCACGGCGAAGGCTTGATTGACTGTTTGGACGATGAGGGCAACGCTGTTTGGAAAAAGCGGTTTGAAAAGGATGATGAATTAACACACTTGGCAGAATGCGAGCAAAATGCCGATGAAGCCGTTCAACAGAAAGCACGTGAATTGGTAGGAGAAAACCTGATTCGCAGCCTGCTCAAAGCAGTGAAACCGATTCTTTCCGACCCAGCAAGCAACGACAAAATCAAAGAGTTTTACCTCGGCTGCCTGACCCGTTTCCTGTTTAGCTGCCTGATTGATGCCGACCGTATCAACAGCTCGGATTTTGAGCGGGAAGCGCAGAAAGAAGTCCGCCGTTTGACCGAAAAACCAGATTGGCAATCGGCAATCGATAAATTGGAAGCCAAATTAGCGGGTTTTGAAAATCGTCCTGTCGAAGAAATCAAACCTATTGACGAAATCCGCCGCAAAATTTCAGACGACTGCTTAAAAAGAGCGGCCGATTCTCAAGGTATTTATACACTGACTGTACCGACCGGCGGTGGTAAAACATTAGCCAGCCTGCGCTATGCCCTCCATCATGCGCAAAAGCATCATCTCGACCGCATCATCTACATCATTCCCTACACTTCTATCATCGACCAAAATGCCCAAGCCGTGCGCGAAATTCTCGGCGAAGATTGGGTGCTCGAACACCATTCTAATTTAGAACCTGAAAAACAAAGCTGGCAGGACAAACTGCTGTCCGAAAACTGGGATAAGCCTATTGTCTTTACCACCATGGTGCAGTTTTTGGACGCATGGTTTGGCGGCGGTACGCGCGGCGCACGCCATATCCACCCGATGACCAATGCGGTGCTGATTTTTGACGAAATTCAAACCCTGCTTGTGAAATGCGTGCATTTGTTTTGCAACGTTTTGAACTGGCTGACGACGTTCGGCAAAAGCACGGCGGTTTTGTGTACAGCGACGCAGCCTTTACTCGGCGAATCGGGCTTGCAGAATTTTCCCGAAGGGAAAAGGGAAAGCATTGCCGCGCGCGGTTTGTTAAAGCAGCCTGCACATGCCGAAATCATGGGAACTGATGAGCAAAGAGAAGAGCTTTATCAAAAGTTATCGCGCGTGGAAATCCGATTCAACGAAAAAGCAGGCGGCTGGAATGTGAAAGAAGCGGGCACGTTTTTGCTGAAACAGTTTCAGACGACCCCAAGCTGCCTGTTTATTGTCAATACCAAAAAATGGGCGCAGGAGCTTTATCAGTATTGCAAGGGGCAGAACGTGCCGCCCGAGACCTTGTTTCATTTAAGCACCAACCAATGCGCGGCTCACCGAAAAGCGATTTTTGACACCATCAAAGGTCGTCTGAAAAACAAAGAGCCTGTTATCTGCATCAGCACCCAGTTGATTGAAGCCGGTGTGGATATTTCCATGGCTTGCGTGATTCGCGCCTTGGGTGGGCTGGACAGCATTGCCCAAGCAGCGGGGCGTTGCAACCGGCATGGAGAGAAGGAAGGCAAGGGGCAGGTTTGGGTGTTGAATTTACAGGAACAGGATTTTACCCGGATATTGCCCGATATTCAGGCAGGCAAAAACCATGCCGAACGTGTGTTTCGCGATTTTGCCGGACAGGATATTTTGCAGCCAGAAGCGATAAAGCGTTATTTTGAATACTATTTTTACCAGCGCAGCGATGAAATGTCGTATTCCGTCAAAAGCAGCGCAACGGGTTCACTGCTGGATTGGCTGAGCGATAATAAAAACAATCCTGGCGGTAATATAAATATAAATAACCGCAGAACTGGAAAAATCCAACTGCTGATGCAATCCTTCAAAAGCGCAGGGCGCGCTTTCCAAGCCATAGACGCGCCGACACGCGCCTTGATTGTGCCGTATGGCGAAGGTACGGAACTCATTGCCAAACTCTGCGGCGAATGGAATCCCCAAGAAATGCACCGCACTTTGCAAAAAGCCCAGCGTTACAGCGTGAACGTCTTCCCCAACGTTTGGGATAAATTGCAAAAAGAAAATGCCTTACACGAAACCATTGAAGGTTCTGGCATTTATTATTTGGATGAACGCTATTACAACAATGAATTCGGCCTGTCTTTAGACGAAACAAGCGAAATGACTTTTTACGACTTATAG